The DNA sequence CGTGAGCGCGGCGGCCGCGTCGTTGATGCCCGAGGAATTGCCCGCGGTCACCGAGAAGCCCTCGATCTCCGGATGGATCACACGAAGATTCGACAGGACCTCGAGGCTCGTTCCGCGTCGTGGGTGTTCGTCGACGGCGAACTCCACGGTCTCGCCGGCCTTGTTCGTCACCGAGATCGGCACGATCTCGGAATCAAGCGGCCCTCGTCGATGGCTGCGATCGCGCGTTCGTGCGATCGTGCCGCCCACTCGTCCTGTTGCACGCGGCTCACGTCATACTGCACGGCTGCGTTCCAGCCCACGGTGATCGACATGTCCATGGACGGTGCGTCGGGAGTTCCGGGATGAGATGGGGAGTACCACGGGTCCGTCCAGTCGTCGGCGCTCTTGCCGGACGTTCCGGGAGTGCGGCGCCGTCCGACCGGTGCCAGGGACGCGGCCTCGGTTCCGCCTGCGATCACTGCGTCGCCCATGCCGGACATGATGGTCGCAGCGGCCGATGCGACGGCCGACAGGCCGGTGGCGCATTGCCGGTTGACGGCCAACCCGGGCACCGAGGTCAGGCCGTTTGCGGCCGCGACGTAGCGGGCGATGTCCCCGCCGCCCTGATAGACCTCGCCGAGTACCAGATCGTCGAAGACCTCCGGCGACAGTCCCGACCGTTTGACGACATTGGTGACCACATGACCGGCGAGATCCTCGGCAGTCGTCTCTGTCAGCGTGCCCTTGCGTGCGGTACCGATCGGCGTGCGGCAGGCCGCCGTGATCACCGCCCGGGGTTGTTCTGTTCCCACTGGTCCTCCTCGATGTTGCGGCCGACGTCGAGCGCCTGCCGGAGTGAGAGAGACTGCCGCGACCAAGGGCGACAATCAGTTATAAGATAAGTCCAATTTAACATGGAGTAGTGGCCGATCGGCCCGAATGCCGAGTCTGTCCGGATTGCCCGAACAGCCTTGCCTATTCTCCAAATCATTGTACTGTATGGCCTGTATCTCAGCCTCGGCGCTGCCGCGACGGTCGCGCGCGTGCGGATGGATCAACAGCCAGGAAAGGACGGTCTGTGGTGGCAACGACGTCGACCAGCGCCGAATACGGGTCTTTGGAAGATTTTGCGATGCGGCTGCAACCGGCCCGCACCTTCTCCGAACTCGTCGACGGGCGCGCGGAGGCTACGCCGGACGGAGTGCTGCTCATCGCCGAGGACGGGACGAAGGTCACCTTCGCCGAGTACCGTGATCGGTCGGAGCGGATTGCGGCGTGGCTGATCGAACAGGGGATCACCTCCGGTTCGAAGGTGGCCTGGCAACTTCCGACACGCATCGGGAGTGCGTTGCTGATCGCGGCGCTCGCGCGCATCGGAGCAGTGCAGGCGCCTGTCATACCGCTGTTCGGAGAACGCGAGACCGTTGCCGCGCTCGCAACGGGCGACGTCGACTTTGTCCTGGTTCCCGAACAGTGGCCAGGGTTCGCCTACGACAGTCTGCGCCAGTTGCGCCAGGATCGGCAGGGAGCGCCCGAGATCATCGTCGTCGAGCGCGATCCCGCCGAGTCCGACGCCGTGGATCAGTTGCCGCCGCGTCCAGAGGACCCTGAGGACATACGGTGGATCCATTTCACCTCGGGCACCAGCGGAACGCCGAAGGGGGTTCAGCACACGGATTCGTCGATCCTGGCCGCCGCCCGGGGTTTTGTGCTGAACGGCCGCCTTGGTGAGTCGCCCGACGAGGTGGGATCCATCCCGTTCCCGATCACCCACGTCGGCGGTGTCGTCTACCTCTCGTCGATGCTCCTGTCCGGTTTCGCCTCAGTTCTCATCGAGGCGTTTCGCCCGGACACTGCAACGGAGGCGTTCCGGCGCCACCGTGTGACGTTGTCCGGCGGCAGCACCGTCTTCTACACGATGCTGGTCGCGCAGCAGCGGGCCGCCCCGGCCGGTACCCGCGTGCTTCCCGACCTGCGATTGCTCAAAGGTGGTGGTGCGCCCTGTCCGCCGGCGGTGTTCGCCTCGGTCCGTGCTGAGCTCGGTGTCCCGGTCGCCCACGACTACGGGATGACCGAGTGCCCCATGATCTGTGTGGCGTC is a window from the Williamsia sp. DF01-3 genome containing:
- a CDS encoding class I adenylate-forming enzyme family protein — its product is MATTSTSAEYGSLEDFAMRLQPARTFSELVDGRAEATPDGVLLIAEDGTKVTFAEYRDRSERIAAWLIEQGITSGSKVAWQLPTRIGSALLIAALARIGAVQAPVIPLFGERETVAALATGDVDFVLVPEQWPGFAYDSLRQLRQDRQGAPEIIVVERDPAESDAVDQLPPRPEDPEDIRWIHFTSGTSGTPKGVQHTDSSILAAARGFVLNGRLGESPDEVGSIPFPITHVGGVVYLSSMLLSGFASVLIEAFRPDTATEAFRRHRVTLSGGSTVFYTMLVAQQRAAPAGTRVLPDLRLLKGGGAPCPPAVFASVRAELGVPVAHDYGMTECPMICVASPLDSDEDLAESDGRPVPGVEVRIVEKGTPVPPGAEGDVEVRGATVCRGYTDPELNAEVFTTDGWYRTGDRGRLRPSGCIEVTGRLKDVIIRKGENISPLEIESLLSQHQAVEEVAVIGLPDAERGERVCAVFTVRAGEQPPTLSDVAEFLTAAGIMRQKIPEQVEIVASMPRSGVGKLAKPALRQQILAHMETSKS